From a region of the Ktedonobacterales bacterium genome:
- a CDS encoding Hsp70 family protein, with protein sequence MAKIIGIDLGTTYSAVSIWDESRKQTVIIPNLEGHPTTPSVVSVNSAGEIIVGEQAKGNLWEDPDNTVSQIKREMGNDVTVPMKGKRYNPQTISAYILAYLKQAAEHYLSEPVHDAVITVPAYFKEVQKTATRDAGEIAGLNVHQLVNEPTAAAIAYGVSRVEEGSEKTYAVYDLGGGTFDVSIIEVSPQDITVIGTGGDPRLGGLDMDEAVAGWALREIQKKHGVDLSNDDAVKRRIKVEAEGIKKTLVVAENATLNLPFLTVVGGKPLNVKLDIPRAEFGRLIQPLLGRSMKGLEDAIASADEHNNLGGWKALDGILLVGGPTRLREVREMLVARLRAECPDKDPVVLANINPDEAVAMGAAIVAAGLKPIGLPPEKVEGMTAEEVDQKKQEEPGVAEPPALQIVDVTSHSLGIAVAGGGFHKLIEKESPIPCQASDDGFTNVADYTTELLVEVYQGEQNFVAANSKIGQVKIEGLEPLLQGQHRLRIQFVLDVSGTLSTICTDLRTNRIYQGSFAFDTTRMSKKQVEDARRELMAQMAKPGGRIPSDAGPESPPPPEAGTQAIPELTRQQVPAQWYSYWLSARELLSSLQGVQKQRLETAMNTFANAVMASDQRGIEEAGSRLQDAYNEATL encoded by the coding sequence ATGGCAAAGATTATCGGCATTGACCTGGGAACTACCTATTCAGCGGTGTCCATCTGGGATGAAAGTCGGAAGCAGACCGTCATTATTCCAAACCTGGAGGGACACCCCACCACGCCTTCGGTGGTGAGCGTCAACAGCGCGGGCGAGATTATCGTTGGCGAGCAGGCAAAAGGCAACCTATGGGAGGATCCCGACAACACCGTCTCGCAGATCAAGCGGGAGATGGGCAACGATGTCACGGTGCCAATGAAGGGGAAAAGATACAACCCACAAACGATCTCTGCCTACATTCTTGCCTACCTCAAACAAGCTGCCGAACATTATCTGAGCGAGCCAGTCCATGACGCGGTGATTACGGTTCCCGCCTATTTCAAAGAAGTGCAGAAGACCGCCACCCGTGATGCAGGGGAGATTGCGGGGCTGAATGTTCACCAGTTGGTGAACGAGCCAACAGCAGCAGCTATTGCTTATGGCGTCAGCCGGGTGGAGGAGGGGAGCGAGAAGACCTATGCCGTCTATGATTTGGGCGGAGGCACGTTTGACGTTTCCATCATTGAGGTCAGCCCCCAGGACATCACCGTCATTGGCACAGGCGGAGACCCGCGTTTGGGTGGCCTGGATATGGATGAAGCAGTGGCAGGGTGGGCACTCAGAGAGATTCAGAAGAAACATGGTGTTGATCTGAGCAATGATGATGCCGTCAAGCGCCGAATCAAAGTAGAGGCAGAAGGTATCAAGAAGACGTTGGTCGTTGCCGAAAACGCCACCTTGAACTTGCCCTTTTTGACGGTAGTGGGAGGCAAACCACTTAATGTCAAATTAGACATCCCTCGCGCCGAGTTCGGCAGGCTGATTCAGCCCTTGCTTGGGCGGTCAATGAAGGGGTTGGAAGATGCTATCGCCAGCGCCGATGAACATAACAACCTGGGAGGCTGGAAGGCGCTGGATGGTATCTTGCTTGTTGGCGGTCCCACCCGCCTGCGAGAGGTCCGCGAAATGCTGGTGGCGAGATTACGTGCCGAGTGTCCAGATAAAGACCCGGTGGTGCTGGCAAACATCAACCCCGATGAGGCGGTGGCGATGGGGGCCGCTATTGTAGCAGCCGGATTAAAACCGATTGGCCTTCCTCCTGAAAAGGTTGAAGGAATGACGGCTGAAGAGGTTGACCAGAAAAAGCAAGAGGAACCTGGGGTTGCCGAGCCTCCAGCCCTCCAGATCGTGGATGTCACCAGCCATTCGCTGGGGATTGCCGTCGCTGGCGGCGGGTTCCATAAGTTGATTGAAAAAGAAAGCCCTATCCCCTGCCAGGCGAGTGATGATGGATTTACCAATGTTGCCGATTACACCACCGAGCTACTTGTGGAGGTGTACCAGGGCGAACAGAACTTTGTGGCGGCCAATAGCAAAATTGGGCAGGTGAAGATTGAAGGGCTTGAGCCATTGCTGCAAGGGCAGCATCGCTTGCGCATTCAGTTTGTATTGGATGTCAGCGGCACCCTCTCGACGATTTGCACAGACCTGCGCACCAACAGAATCTATCAAGGCTCCTTTGCCTTTGATACGACTCGTATGAGCAAAAAACAGGTCGAGGATGCCCGAAGAGAACTCATGGCGCAGATGGCGAAGCCAGGCGGGAGGATTCCTTCTGATGCTGGCCCCGAAAGTCCGCCACCTCCCGAAGCAGGGACACAGGCCATCCCAGAGCTAACGCGCCAGCAAGTGCCCGCGCAGTGGTATAGCTATTGGCTCTCCGCGCGCGAGCTTCTTTCCTCTCTGCAAGGCGTCCAAAAACAGCGCCTGGAGACAGCCATGAACACATTTGCCAACGCGGTTATGGCTAGCGATCAAAGAGGCATAGAAGAGGCTGGCTCCCGGCTTCAGGATGCATATAACGAAGCCACATTGTAG
- a CDS encoding tetratricopeptide repeat protein: MLLYLSFGAQPPLLDASPYELAEQVIWGDLAPFAPYLDDLDPALGRAVYPDLETLGTVVIRALRRNPATRYATLKEMRISLEQIGRRLSPIVLGRTLYQNQASDREAFRKTSELAIMILKEAAANPATAAEAHSLQGRIYAFRLGNFDEGVKSFKRAIRQDPSFDSAILGLADTYSKYGRSSLAKEQIEVLVSRHPGDIQVLMSYATILYQSGDALSAVNVLHNIQQASPYFLPAYILAIQQSIRQDDLKQAETESARALARILQVIERGNLDPEQVAEVYFLQGLLQHKQGKNELALERLELALKQLPTHQQSHKLLAKLYAERGIRDKFLYHLWASLEATSDAGGMERRPPS, from the coding sequence ATGCTGCTCTACCTCAGCTTTGGCGCCCAGCCACCTCTTCTGGATGCTTCGCCCTACGAGCTGGCTGAACAGGTGATCTGGGGGGACCTTGCTCCGTTTGCGCCCTATCTGGATGATCTGGACCCCGCGTTGGGACGGGCCGTTTACCCTGACCTCGAAACCTTGGGAACGGTTGTTATCAGAGCGCTTCGACGCAATCCAGCCACCAGATATGCCACCCTAAAAGAAATGCGCATATCGCTTGAGCAGATTGGGCGACGCCTCTCGCCTATCGTACTGGGACGCACTCTCTATCAGAACCAGGCATCTGATCGTGAAGCGTTCAGGAAGACCAGCGAGCTTGCCATCATGATTCTCAAAGAGGCAGCCGCCAACCCTGCCACAGCGGCAGAAGCCCATAGTCTTCAGGGCCGGATTTATGCGTTCAGGCTGGGGAATTTTGACGAGGGCGTCAAGTCGTTCAAGCGAGCCATCAGGCAGGACCCCTCTTTCGATAGCGCAATCTTGGGGCTGGCAGATACGTATAGTAAGTATGGCCGCTCTTCCCTGGCGAAGGAGCAAATAGAGGTTCTCGTCTCCAGGCATCCTGGCGATATTCAGGTCCTCATGAGCTATGCCACCATCTTGTATCAAAGTGGAGATGCTCTATCCGCCGTCAATGTGCTTCATAACATTCAACAAGCATCTCCCTACTTTTTACCTGCTTACATCCTGGCGATTCAGCAGAGCATTCGGCAGGACGATCTCAAACAAGCGGAAACCGAGAGCGCTCGCGCGCTGGCCCGCATTCTTCAGGTGATTGAACGAGGAAACCTGGACCCCGAACAGGTCGCTGAAGTCTATTTTCTTCAGGGACTCCTTCAGCACAAACAAGGCAAGAACGAACTGGCCCTTGAGCGATTGGAGTTGGCACTGAAACAACTGCCCACGCATCAACAGAGCCATAAGCTGCTGGCAAAACTCTATGCCGAGAGAGGCATACGCGATAAATTCCTCTATCACCTCTGGGCCAGCTTGGAAGCCACGAGCGATGCAGGAGGAATGGAGCGTCGGCCCCCTTCTTAA